The following proteins are co-located in the Neodiprion virginianus isolate iyNeoVirg1 chromosome 6, iyNeoVirg1.1, whole genome shotgun sequence genome:
- the LOC124307394 gene encoding uncharacterized protein LOC124307394 — MWNKLFILIGCAVSALATADVGLELFFNEVRSLSQLPMDKLIHMKSVFTIDQDQSQEDNVTLQTDFERSSSILPVALPLTRPHSKSVRRHDDYWQDGWSKNSKISKFFQLAITALSFFAFGGYLLTLIITAIRRNAAVAQQGNVIFLQGLQTAVKRPKRSAFQDPMENDFNTERLYEGMIMLSEGYALYN; from the exons ATGTGGAATAAACTGTTTATACTAATTGGGTGCGCGGTGAGTGCCTTAGCCACGGCGGATGTTGGTTTAGAACTATTCTTTAACGAGGTTCGAAGCCTGAGTCAGCTGCCGATGGATAAATTGATCCACATGAAATCAGTGTTCACCATCGACCAGG ACCAGTCGCAGGAGGACAACGTGACTCTGCAAACCGATTTTGAACGCTCCTCGTCGATTCTGCCAGTTGCGCTCCCTCTTACGAGGCCGCATTCAAAAAGTGTTCGACGTCACGACGACTACTGGCAAGACGGGTGGAGTAAAAACTCGAAAATATCCAAGTTCTTCCAGCTGGCTATCACTGCTCTGTCCTTCTTCGCGTTCGGAGGGTACCTTTTGACTCTTATCATCACTGCCATAAGGAGAAATGCCGCAGTCGCCCAGCAAGGAAACGTTATATTTCTGCAG GGACTGCAAACTGCGGTGAAACGGCCCAAGAGATCAGCTTTTCAAGATCCGATGGAGAACGATTTCAACACCGAAAGATTGTACGAAGGGATGATTATGCTGTCGGAAGGCTACGCGCTGTATAATTGA
- the LOC124307382 gene encoding H2.0-like homeobox protein, whose translation MTIVNRISKMEDIDTRVSVSDDASKQLKFGMDRILSDEISAKKEEEPVSRPIPILYNSSVSCPCPGGCASCEAVRNCPSIGFPHSNFPLLSHHNYNIFESYNNPYRAPLVRPIARVPVAPSAVVSSNPESSSRRKRSWSRAVFSSLQRKGLERRFSLQKYITKPDRRQLAATLGLTDAQVKVWFQNRRMKWRHTKEGELATPVGPDSTQQEPQRNLGSDSAMLKNFSDVKRSKSELEEEDVEIEVDV comes from the exons ATGACAATTGTTAATCGCATCTCGAAAATGGAGGACATTGACACCCGAGTATCGGTTTCCGACGACGCATCGAAACAGTTAAAGTTCGGCATGGACAGGATATTGTCGGACGAAATATCGGCGAAGAAAGAAG aGGAACCCGTGTCAAGGCCGATACCCATCCTGTACAACTCCTCGGTGTCGTGCCCTTGTCCGGGAGGCTGCGCCAGCTGTGAAGCAGTCAGGAATTGTCCCTCGATCGGTTTTCCTCATTCGAATTTTCCGCTCCTCTCGCACCACAACTACAATATATTCGAGAGCTACAACAACCCCTACAGAGCGCCCCTTGTGCGACCGATAGCTAGAG TGCCCGTGGCACCGTCGGCAGTCGTATCGAGTAATCCGGAGAGCAGCTCTCGTCGTAAGAGATCGTGGTCGAGGGCAGTCTTCAGCTCGTTACAGCGAAAGGGACTTGAGCGAAGATTTTCACTCCAGAAGTACATCACAAAACCGGACAGAAGACAGTTAGCTGCAACTTTGGGTCTGACAGATGCTCAG GTGAAAGTTTGGTTTCAAAATCGCCGCATGAAATGGCGTCACACGAAAGAAGGAGAATTAGCGACCCCCGTTGGGCCGGATTCTACCCAACAAGAACCGCAGCGGAACCTCGGCAGTGATTCTgcgatgttgaaaaatttctcagatgTTAAACGGAGTAAGTCGGAACTAGAGGAAGAGGACGTGGAAATTGAAGTTGACGTTTAG
- the LOC124307341 gene encoding probable cytochrome P450 12a5, mitochondrial isoform X2, translating to MQRIFIRCGIVNLNTNSFVAWKTVCRLFAEKTRPLAAIERQERFRDASNELISSIAQPQTAGGLASEISPTSATIPLTDAAVSQQASNVFEIPDVSVSSEVTRDKTPLPFEDIPGPVALKIFEKYWKYVPLLGQLKWNRNVMPLKYLFNRYGPIVRIHGPISGDIVMIHRPEHIAEVYKQEGETPVRSGIDVLQHYRLHYRKSRLPGPFTMQGTEWTELRANLDKPFAQQLTRYFGKLEMTCDELVQRIRKIRNRQDEVPGDFDQDLSRWGMESFSILLLNRRLGFLEPSGLNAASEPARIIEALTSAHLYLSRCESGFQVWRFFETPYTRKLFAACDVIDGVIGKYIRQAQNKLRNRSASTYQEKNSTADNVEDNGSPILDKLILDQEMQPDDISTLIMDMIILGVQATTNSEAFLLYYLARNPRIQRQLYEEIGALMPSRGSELTQYSLKKMPYLRACIKECLRLRPAFPYVTRVLPKSITLHGYVVPKDTYVIMANQISSHREENFEDPEKFKPERWLSNNTERGEHQAFSSLPFGYGVRSCLGKQMAETEMMLLTAKLIREFRIEYDYADIGSNYMVVNVPNKPLRFRFVDRD from the exons ATGCAGCGTATTTTCATTCGCTGCGGTATCGTGAATCTAAACACAAACTCGTTCGTCGCCTGGAAAACGGTTTGTCGTCTTTTTGCTGAAAAGACGCGACCACTGGCAGCGATCGAGAGACAGGAACGTTTTCGAGATGCATCCAATGAACTGATCT cCAGTATAGCTCAGCCGCAAACAGCCGGTGGTTTGGCTTCGGAAATTTCACCAACTTCTGCCACGATACCTCTGACGGATGCCGCGGTGTCGCAGCAAGCAAGTAACGTCTTTGAAATACCGGATGTGAGCGTATCGTCGGAAGTAACAAGAGATAAAACTCCCTTGCCTTTCGAAGACATACCGGGCCCGGTGGCTTTGAagatctttgaaaaatattggaaatacGTACCTCTGCTTG GTCAGCTGAAGTGGAACCGAAACGTGATGCCGTTGAAGTACTTGTTTAACCGGTACGGACCCATAGTTCGCATCCATGGACCCATTTCTGGTGACATAGTCATGATCCACAG GCCAGAACACATTGCTGAAGTTTACAAACAAGAAGGTGAGACGCCAGTCCGAAGTGGCATCGACGTTCTGCAGCATTATCGGCTACACTACAGAAAATCCAGGCTACCGGGGCCGTTTACAAT GCAAGGAACGGAGTGGACGGAGCTTCGAGCAAATCTGGACAAACCGTTCGCCCAGCAGCTAACCCGGTATTTTGGAAAACTCGAAATGACGTGCGACGAGCTTGTGCAGAGGATACGGAAAATCCGGAACAGGCAGGACGAG GTGCCGGGCGACTTCGATCAGGACCTTTCCCGTTGGGGCATGGAGTCCTTTTCGATCCTGTTGCTAAATCGACGTTTGGGCTTCCTCGAGCCATCGGGATTAAATGCAGCGTCCGAACCGGCGAGAATAATCGAAGCTCTTACCAGTGCGCATCTATATCTCAGTCGCTGTGAGAGTGGTTTCCAAGTTTGGCGGTTCTTCGAGACGCCGTATACCAGGAAACTGTTCGCAGCCTGTGACGTTATTGATGG AGTGATCGGGAAGTACATTCGACAAGCTCAGAACAAATTACGCAATCGATCAGCCTCCACCTACCaggagaaaaattcaaccgcGGACAATGTCGAGGACAACGGTTCCCCAATCCTAGATAAGCTGATCTTGGATCAAGAGATGCAGCCTGACGATATATCGACTCTGATAATGGACATGATCATTTTAGGTGTTCAGGCG ACAACGAATAGCGAGGCTTTCCTCCTGTACTACTTGGCAAGAAATCCAAGAATTCAACGCCAACTGTACGAAGAGATTGGTGCTTTGATGCCGAGCAGAGGGTCGGAGCTGACCCAATATTCCTTGAAGAAAATGCCGTACCTACGTGCCTGCATAAAAGAATGTCTCAG ACTCAGACCAGCATTCCCATACGTGACACGAGTTCTCCCGAAGTCTATAACTCTGCACGGATACGTGGTTCCGAAAGAC ACGTACGTCATAATGGCTAATCAGATATCGTCACACCGGgaggaaaattttgaagatcCGGAAAAGTTCAAGCCAGAAAGGTGGCTGTCGAATAACACGGAGCGTGGCGAACACCAAGCGTTCAGCTCTCTACCTTTCGGTTACGGGGTTCGATCTTGCTTGGGAAAACAGATGGCCGAGACAGAGATGATGCTGCTGACAGCAAAG CTGATCCGCGAGTTCAGAATCGAGTACGACTACGCTGACATCGGCAGTAACTACATGGTGGTCAACGTCCCCAACAAACCGCTGCGTTTCCGTTTCGTGGACAGAGACTAG
- the LOC124307341 gene encoding probable cytochrome P450 12a5, mitochondrial isoform X1 has translation MQRIFIRCGIVNLNTNSFVAWKTVCRLFAEKTRPLAAIERQERFRDASNELISSIAQPQTAGGLASEISPTSATIPLTDAAVSQQASNVFEIPDVSVSSEVTRDKTPLPFEDIPGPVALKIFEKYWKYVPLLGTQLICSLLINRLTLGQLKWNRNVMPLKYLFNRYGPIVRIHGPISGDIVMIHRPEHIAEVYKQEGETPVRSGIDVLQHYRLHYRKSRLPGPFTMQGTEWTELRANLDKPFAQQLTRYFGKLEMTCDELVQRIRKIRNRQDEVPGDFDQDLSRWGMESFSILLLNRRLGFLEPSGLNAASEPARIIEALTSAHLYLSRCESGFQVWRFFETPYTRKLFAACDVIDGVIGKYIRQAQNKLRNRSASTYQEKNSTADNVEDNGSPILDKLILDQEMQPDDISTLIMDMIILGVQATTNSEAFLLYYLARNPRIQRQLYEEIGALMPSRGSELTQYSLKKMPYLRACIKECLRLRPAFPYVTRVLPKSITLHGYVVPKDTYVIMANQISSHREENFEDPEKFKPERWLSNNTERGEHQAFSSLPFGYGVRSCLGKQMAETEMMLLTAKLIREFRIEYDYADIGSNYMVVNVPNKPLRFRFVDRD, from the exons ATGCAGCGTATTTTCATTCGCTGCGGTATCGTGAATCTAAACACAAACTCGTTCGTCGCCTGGAAAACGGTTTGTCGTCTTTTTGCTGAAAAGACGCGACCACTGGCAGCGATCGAGAGACAGGAACGTTTTCGAGATGCATCCAATGAACTGATCT cCAGTATAGCTCAGCCGCAAACAGCCGGTGGTTTGGCTTCGGAAATTTCACCAACTTCTGCCACGATACCTCTGACGGATGCCGCGGTGTCGCAGCAAGCAAGTAACGTCTTTGAAATACCGGATGTGAGCGTATCGTCGGAAGTAACAAGAGATAAAACTCCCTTGCCTTTCGAAGACATACCGGGCCCGGTGGCTTTGAagatctttgaaaaatattggaaatacGTACCTCTGCTTGGTACGCAACTAATTTGCAGCCTGCTCATCAACAGATTAACTCTGG GTCAGCTGAAGTGGAACCGAAACGTGATGCCGTTGAAGTACTTGTTTAACCGGTACGGACCCATAGTTCGCATCCATGGACCCATTTCTGGTGACATAGTCATGATCCACAG GCCAGAACACATTGCTGAAGTTTACAAACAAGAAGGTGAGACGCCAGTCCGAAGTGGCATCGACGTTCTGCAGCATTATCGGCTACACTACAGAAAATCCAGGCTACCGGGGCCGTTTACAAT GCAAGGAACGGAGTGGACGGAGCTTCGAGCAAATCTGGACAAACCGTTCGCCCAGCAGCTAACCCGGTATTTTGGAAAACTCGAAATGACGTGCGACGAGCTTGTGCAGAGGATACGGAAAATCCGGAACAGGCAGGACGAG GTGCCGGGCGACTTCGATCAGGACCTTTCCCGTTGGGGCATGGAGTCCTTTTCGATCCTGTTGCTAAATCGACGTTTGGGCTTCCTCGAGCCATCGGGATTAAATGCAGCGTCCGAACCGGCGAGAATAATCGAAGCTCTTACCAGTGCGCATCTATATCTCAGTCGCTGTGAGAGTGGTTTCCAAGTTTGGCGGTTCTTCGAGACGCCGTATACCAGGAAACTGTTCGCAGCCTGTGACGTTATTGATGG AGTGATCGGGAAGTACATTCGACAAGCTCAGAACAAATTACGCAATCGATCAGCCTCCACCTACCaggagaaaaattcaaccgcGGACAATGTCGAGGACAACGGTTCCCCAATCCTAGATAAGCTGATCTTGGATCAAGAGATGCAGCCTGACGATATATCGACTCTGATAATGGACATGATCATTTTAGGTGTTCAGGCG ACAACGAATAGCGAGGCTTTCCTCCTGTACTACTTGGCAAGAAATCCAAGAATTCAACGCCAACTGTACGAAGAGATTGGTGCTTTGATGCCGAGCAGAGGGTCGGAGCTGACCCAATATTCCTTGAAGAAAATGCCGTACCTACGTGCCTGCATAAAAGAATGTCTCAG ACTCAGACCAGCATTCCCATACGTGACACGAGTTCTCCCGAAGTCTATAACTCTGCACGGATACGTGGTTCCGAAAGAC ACGTACGTCATAATGGCTAATCAGATATCGTCACACCGGgaggaaaattttgaagatcCGGAAAAGTTCAAGCCAGAAAGGTGGCTGTCGAATAACACGGAGCGTGGCGAACACCAAGCGTTCAGCTCTCTACCTTTCGGTTACGGGGTTCGATCTTGCTTGGGAAAACAGATGGCCGAGACAGAGATGATGCTGCTGACAGCAAAG CTGATCCGCGAGTTCAGAATCGAGTACGACTACGCTGACATCGGCAGTAACTACATGGTGGTCAACGTCCCCAACAAACCGCTGCGTTTCCGTTTCGTGGACAGAGACTAG
- the LOC124307370 gene encoding uncharacterized protein LOC124307370 — MKQRVTLRTAINVTRYPIAPIASWPLPRRVSRLNVALHNFRWWFSILHTISNSYGWFYNVYSHSGDPDVMIRALSEIGALYSTIFKMLICKIEAPGLQPLPGAADYPFPLEPTWLWMILYASHSVIIAQVGCMAILDFMFAILLWYAGARFEMLGLEFQWATTPSDVQRCIRKHLYLIKYVDKLKLATRYMALEVTTIAVFAVVTGGFVLIRIFLSVHILAKYVFFELVSALELFLFTWPADNLIDKTEKIGYAAYGCTWEGKPSGMLQDLLIVMLRAKSPAVIPIDGLLPILSVELYGSTMSASFSYPTTLRVIAVT, encoded by the exons ATGAAGCAACGCGTCACACTCCGGACTGCCATCAATGTTACCAGATATCCAATAGCTCCTATTGCTTCCTGGCCGTTGCCGCGAAGAGTCTCCCGCTTGAATGTCGCGTTGCATAACTTTCGCTGGTGGTTTTCAATCCTCCACACCATAAGCAATTCTTACGGCTGGTTTTACAACGTTTATAGCCACAGTGGCGACCCCGACGTCATGATTAGAGCTTTGTCAGAGATTGGTGCCTTGTACtctacgattttcaaaatgttgATCTGCAAAATAGAAGCTCCAGGTCTGCAG CCTCTACCAGGAGCCGCGGATTATCCATTTCCACTAGAGCCAACATGGCTTTGGATGATTCTGTACGCTTCGCACAGTGTGATCATAGCCCAGGTCGGATGCATGGCAATACTCGACTTTATGTTCGCAATTCTACTGTGGTATGCCGGTGCCAGATTTGAAATGCTGGGATTAGAATTTCAATGGGCAACTACTCCGAGTGACGTTCAACGCTGCATCCGAAAGCATCTATATCTGATAAA ATACGTGGATAAACTGAAACTCGCGACGCGTTATATGGCTCTGGAAGTCACTACTATTGCAGTTTTCGCCGTTGTCACAGGAGGCTTCGTACTTATCCGT atttttctctccgtgcACATACTGGCGAAGTATGTTTTCTTCGAGTTGGTTTCCGCTTTGGAACTCTTCTTATTCACCTGGCCAGCAGACAATCTAATCGACAAG ACCGAGAAAATCGGATACGCAGCCTACGGCTGTACCTGGGAAGGAAAACCGTCCGGTATGCTTCAGGACTTGTTAATTGTCATGCTCCGAGCTAAATCCCCGGCGGTCATACCGATTGATGGCTTGCTTCCCATCTTGTCAGTTGAACTCTACGGATCC ACGATGTCGGCTAGTTTCTCCTATCCCACAACCCTGCGAGTTATCGCTGTTACTTAG